From Hippoglossus stenolepis isolate QCI-W04-F060 chromosome 4, HSTE1.2, whole genome shotgun sequence, a single genomic window includes:
- the LOC118105712 gene encoding stromelysin-1 gives MVSSPPTVLSQGPLFTPPSGTGAYLSISWNVLIQLLSEQYTPREVEAALIRGERMERRDQLNKMSLTDFWIVLLACLTLCQSAPTIAPTVSPEDEDLAQGYVSQFYGDVGTRNSSVRSLVNDSFSEDLESMQAFFGLEVTGVLNKETVEVMKAPRCGVSDISRYGHFPGKPKWEKRVITYRITRYTPDLTQRQVDATIAQALQLYSDVIPLDFKQIYTGNADIMILFKGGYHGDFYPFDGASGVLAHANSPGQGQGGDTHFDDDETWTLTQRGVNLLLVAAHEFGHALGLDHSRNRRALMYPTYQYVNTNGYRLPDDDRRGVQALYGSRTPVPTTAPKPKPTPRPEPEPEPEEPSEEPDPLPNPRGEQCSRGLVFDAATPVRGELFFFKNGYYWRKSSIGIRFTKVVTKWPGINYVDAAFEVPHRDVFYLFEGHQYWGIRAYQKRIMSGYPKSITSLGLPSSVSKVDAAVYVPTTRKTLIFVKTQYWSYDESRNQMDSGYPRSITWDFPGIGSKVDAAFENYGYLYFSSGPRQSEYDVTNKRVVRVLLNYGWLNCY, from the exons ATGGTATCATCTCCTCCCACTGTGTTATCTCAGGGGCCACTCTTTACTCCCCCCTCTGGCACAGGGGCTTATCTTAGCATATCCTGGAATGTTCTTATTCAGCTTTTATCAGAACAATACACACCTCGGGAAGTTGAAGCTGCTCTTATAAGAGGAGAGCGGATGGAGAGAAGGGATCAACTTAACAAGATGTCCCTCACTGATTTTTGGATTGTACTGCTGGCTTGTTTGACGCTTTGTCAGTCGGCACCGACCATCGCTCCAACCGTTTCACCGGAGGATGAGGACCTGGCTCAG GGATATGTCTCTCAGTTTTACGGCGATGTTGGTACAAGAAACTCGTCAGTACGAAGTCTCGTCAATGATTCATTCAGTGAGGACCTGGAGTCAATGCAGGCTTTCTTTGGCCTAGAG GTGACTGGCGTCTTGAATAAAGAGACAGTGGAGGTGATGAAAGCACCGAGGTGCGGTGTGTCAGACATCAGCCGATATGGACATTTCCCTGGGAAACCCAAATGGGAGAAAAGAGTAATCACATACAG GATCACCAGGTACACTCCAGATCTGACGCAGAGGCAGGTGGATGCAACCATCGCTCAGGCCTTGCAACTCTACAGTGATGTCATCCCTCTGGACTTCAAACAGATCTACACCGGCAACGCCGACATCATGATCCTCTTCAAGGGCGGAT ATCACGGGGACTTTTACCCTTTTGACGGAGCGAGTGGAGTCCTGGCTCATGCTAACTCTCCCGGACAAGGCCAGGGGGGAGACACACACTTTGACGATGATGAAACCTGGACTCTTACCCAGAGAG GTGTGAATCTGCTGTTGGTGGCGGCCCACGAGTTCGGCCACGCTCTGGGTCTGGATCACTCCAGGAACAGACGTGCACTCATGTATCCCACCTATCAGTATGTCAACACAAACGGGTACAGGCTACCAGACGATGACAGGCGCGGGGTTCAAGCCCTCTATg GAAGCCGTACGCCAGTGCCCACAACCGCcccaaaaccaaaaccaactCCTCGTCCTGAACCTGAACCAGAGCCGGAGGAGCCATCAGAAGAACCTGACCCTCTGCCAAATCCCCGAGGCGAGCAGTGCAGCCGTGGGCTGGTGTTTGACGCAGCTACCCCCGTGAGGGGAGAGCTGTTCTTCTTTAAAAACGG ATATTATTGGAGAAAGTCTTCAATTGGAATCCGTTTCACTAAAGTGGTAACAAAGTGGCCTGGGATCAACTATGTGGACGCTGCGTTTGAAGTCCCACACAGGgatgtgttttatctgtttgaaG GTCATCAATACTGGGGCATAAGGGCTTATCAAAAGAGAATAATGTCAGGTTATCCAAAGTCTATCACCAGCCTCGGCCTCCCCTCCTCAGTGAGTAAAGTGGATGCAGCTGTTTATGTGCCGACTACTAGGAAAACACTCATATTTGTGAAAACACAGTATTGGAG CTATGATGAGAGCAGAAACCAAATGGACTCTGGATACCCGCGATCTATCACTTGGGATTTTCCAGGCATTGGCTCCAAAGTAGATGCAGCCTTTGAGAATTATG GTTATCTATACTTTTCAAGTGGACCCAGACAGAGTGAGTACGACGTGACAAACAAAAGGGTGGTGCGTGTATTGCTCAACTACGGCTGGCTCAACTGCTACTGA
- the mmp20a gene encoding matrix metalloproteinase-20 → MEPLRLWILVLGSLMFAETSWTRAIDPDQQLRPEDVELAEGYLRRFYNLNHRSRNRMPLRRIRSTPVMEEKVREMQNFFGLTGTGHLDPPTLNVMREPRCGVPDVDNFSFYPEKPKWRNHTITYMIAKYTPDLKREDVEKSFRSALKMWSDAAPLRFIRVNHGKADIVFSFARRTHGDFFPFDGPRGVLAHAFQPGEGIGGDVHFDEDEMWTAGRQGLSLKPCCNLFAVAAHELGHSLGLTHSKDPSAIMYPNYRHHSSTQYSLSKDDELGIQTLYGKPTKTLETQQVPKKCDPDFSFDAATMIGNDIVFFKNRYMWMRTTWATYWNRLREGHSSSYLPSISSHVDAAYDIPAKGVAYIFTGHKYWVVQRLKMKSRAGSIYEFGLPTRIRQVDAAVHISEYGKTVFFTGEFYYRYDEGKRRMDPGFPRLIQTDWPGIPRRVDAAFKLHGSIFLLSGIKSYQYDFKQKRVVKIISANSWLGC, encoded by the exons ATGGAGCCGCTCCGGCTGTGGATACTTGTTTTGGGCTCTCTGATGTTTGCGGAAACCTCGTGGACCCGGGCCATCGATCCGGATCAGCAGCTCAGGCCAGAGGATGTGGAGCTGGCTGAG GGCTACCTCAGGAGGTTTTACAACCTGAATCACAGAAGCAGAAACAGAATGCCACTGAGGCGGATTCGCTCCACGCCTGTCATGGAGGAGAAGGTTAGAGAGATGCAAAACTTCTTTGGTCTGACAGGGACGGGACACCTGGACCCCCCCACCCTGAATGTAATGAGGGAGCCGAGGTGTGGTGTTCCAGATGTGGACAACTTCAGCTTTTACCCAGAGAAGCCAAAATGGAGAAACCACACCATCACATACAT GATTGCCAAATACACTCCGGACTTGAAGAGAGAGGACGTGGAAAAGTCCTTTCGCTCAGCACTGAAGATGTGGAGTGATGCCGCACCACTGAGGTTCATTAGAGTCAACCATGGCAAAGCTGATATTGTCTTCTCCTTTGCCCGCAGAA CTCATGGAGATTTCTTTCCCTTTGACGGGCCCCGGGGTGTGCTGGCTCACGCCTTTCAGCCTGGAGAGGGGATAGGAGGAGACGTGCACTTTGATGAGGATGAAATGTGGACAGCAGGGAGGCAAGGTTTGTCACTCAAACCCTGTTG caa CCTGTTTGCTGTTGCAGCTCATGAACTTGGCCACTCACTGGGTCTGACTCACTCGAAGGACCCCTCTGCGATCATGTACCCCAATTACAGGCATCACAGCAGTACACAGTACTCGCTGTCCAAAGATGACGAGCTTGGTATCCAAACATTGTACG GAAAACCCACCAAAACTCTGGAAACTCAACAGGTTCCCAAAAAGTGTGACCCCGACTTCTCTTTCGATGCAGCCACTATGATTGGAAAtgatattgttttctttaaaaacag GTACATGTGGATGAGGACAACGTGGGCAACCTACTGGAATCGCCTAAGAGAGGGCCACAGCAGCTCATATTTGCCCAGCATCAGTTCTCACGTCGATGCCGCTTATGACATCCCAGCCAAAGGCGTGGCATACATATTCACTG GTCATAAGTATTGGGTGGTTCAACGGCTTAAGATGAAAAGTCGCGCTGGCTCCATCTACGAGTTCGGCCTCCCCACCAGAATCAGGCAGGTCGACGCTGCCGTGCATATCAGTGAATATGGGAAAACAGTTTTCTTCACTGGAGAGTTTTATTACAG GTACGATGAAGGCAAGAGACGCATGGACCCTGGATTCCCCAGACTCATCCAAACAGACTGGCCTGGAATCCCGAGAAGGGTTGATGCTGCATTCAAGttacatg GCAgcatcttcctcctcagtggGATAAAGTCCTACCAGTACGACTTCAAGCAAAAACGGGTGGTGAAAATCATTTCAGCTAATTCTTGGCTGGGATGTTGA